From a single Drosophila sulfurigaster albostrigata strain 15112-1811.04 chromosome 3, ASM2355843v2, whole genome shotgun sequence genomic region:
- the LOC133846204 gene encoding SH3 and multiple ankyrin repeat domains protein 1 isoform X3, which translates to MDNTSGPGAFDDEPPPEPRDGWLLVRIHVPELNVYKCLQFPSERLVWDVKQQVLASLPKVAFWFKELKESFNYGLFAPPSNGKAGKFLDEERRLGDYPFNGPVGYLELKYKRRVYKMLTLDERQLKALHTRANLRRFLECINGGHVEKIAKMCAKGLDPNFHCSESGETPLSVATGAKKPNKLLIALVNGGALLDYRTKDGTTALHRAVEHDSLEAVSTLLELGASPNYRDGRGITPLYISITRKCEAKITESLLHDHATLGIQDTQGWNEVHQVAVIAGNLELAEIIENYKSEDIVPFRGPPRYNPKRRSGIGWLSANGAAGAALLAAAAGGLGGAVAGPGHGSGQMGSGANGMNGGSLMGTLSRQQLQQLNPHSHPHPHHQHAQHLHHQHQQPHLQLHGPPSPCPSEHMMGAYSSASSSLSEGSSGHRSHEDDISIVTDKSLGDTSDIISDSSGVGTNSDSAACSIGHPSTTVVCMEPYAGNTVGHIRLQPGDVIEVVGSTDCGLLEGYVRGTNQSGFFPADCVQEVNLRQKHITNVMTASTGMAPQQAPLQPQQQQSSYQGSPQLSLGGHSGSSSTLLQQPHQSPSLSMTSNGSCQQQQQQPQQQQPEGNGIGVGNNSIGQYSSATAPRIKKGAYNAPRSVVLHRAKRGFGFILRGAKASSQLMQLRPSERFPALQYLDDVDPGGVADMAGLRPGDFLLTINGEDVSAASHEQVVEMIRSAGALVNMTVVSPQFPLQMQATAQYLPSGARAGSQHLSSGPSTPQSAHRQCATLPRKMSMGPGSHAAGGSNAPGAGGSVRMAPMPPRRDPKTTLSVGRARAKSMVAGLENGGEKEQDEVPHTKSNSVESIATPTPTHPGTPVQLRTASIKARPTSSRITAAELEELFQRQQGEGSANSNASRYATMMTSSRFQSGTDSGAATPPAANGSPMRTGPLVYGSVAEMKRKTARTKHGSGTLRGKPVATPTVGGVAGSGSGRDLKRFHSTPDLHGPQLHGSASSIWQAAGKGHHSQDDVATLHASLQRLNTTGDKDKANAGAAVLPPPNHPPPPPPVGQVVKVETRSSVSEYESTISLQQKLKKRAENDAVTSAAIDGVQSSFNPSANAKIYASPQELRNVMAWKLRQAQEKPPQENSASSQQQQQQLQQQQQMQVQQQQQQAQQQHVSQYAAPTQLRPQVSVAPLASHYAAPQVQQQQQQQQPPPAPAAAAAVAPSTQSPPAPPPPAPQPPPAPAQQQQQQQQQANGNPTANAGPAPPIPEPDYSCSESDGEDENSILVARNTKLNEKIALFDVPETSGNSQASGSSSASGSGSGASISHSLSVEEIQRIRSNLKTSKSSPNGFSKKEDEQQQQQQSQQLLQPQQAAHGEDECDNSSSGVSSDQELVTTVGGNMSKPTDTIKKKPSVTIVEEPKTIPDTPVKPMSKTTISIGPATGNMKISSSNNPNSNSNVSTNVAHVAAAYEAATKATSGNLNNNASSNHNNNSNSNSNVNTTTTLTVKQLVQQQHAPVIQQQQQQLSSKPSATIVANNKLPATAVAVAAANASIQENVKSNQAVLTPQVLGRIPNVHHHQQQQQQQLLQQQQQQLHHQSNPNIKLIATQQQILQQQQQQLAHQQHLQQILKAKAAAAGGASTAALVAKQQQQLHKGHDSEMEQRSDLEDDDGELSPSPPAKAFQRHNSLTRKQAAAIAMQRGATRSSAVSLVQLPPPLEADSDGEPPQHPQQQQQQLATHIVGMLPSGQLVAVPSAAVAAAAAVPQPGNNNLQLCTENLVLAPPPQFCDCNDAKHAPQYHPQQQQQQQQQLLQQQQVQQQQQQQQQHMLLQQQQRHQQQLQLLQQQQQQQQQQQQQQHQRLSGGAGAGAVGTLGRVRIVGAMPKANHHRLH; encoded by the exons GAGCTGAAGGAGAGCTTCAACTATGGCCTCTTTGCGCCCCCCTCAAATGGCAAGGCTGGCAAATTCCTGGACGAAGAGCGACGACTGGGCGACTATCCATTCAATGGACCCGTTGGATATCTGGAG CTCAAGTATAAGCGACGTGTCTACAAGATGCTCACTCTGGATGAGCGCCAGCTAAAAGCGTTGCACACACGCGCCAATTTGCGTCGCTTCCTGGAGTGCATCAATGGTGGGCACGTGGAGAAGATAGCCAAAATGTGTGCTAAGGGCTTGGATCCGAATTTTCATTGCTCGGAGAGCGGCGAGACGCCATTGTCGGTGGCCACGGGCGCCAAGAAGCCCAACAAGCTGCTCATTGCTCTGGTCAATGGCGGTGCTCTGTTGGATTATCGCACCAAGGATGGAACCACGGCGCTGCATCGAGCCGTCGAACACGATTCCCTCGAGGCGGTCAG CACACTGCTTGAACTGGGCGCCTCGCCTAATTATCGAGATGGGCGTGGCATAACGCCTCTGTATATATCGATAACACGCAAGTGCGAGGCAAAGATCACAGAAAGTCTATTGCACGATCATGCCACGCTGGGCATACAGGACACCCAAGGCTGGAACGAAGTGCATCAG GTCGCTGTCATCGCCGGTAACTTGGAACTCGCTGAAATCATTGAGAACTACAAATCCGAGGATATCG TACCCTTCCGGGGACCTCCGCGCTACAATCCGAAGCGCCGCTCGGGCATCGGTTGGCTGAGCGCCAATGGGGCAGCTGGGGCTGCGCTgcttgctgccgctgccggtGGTCTTGGCGGTGCAGTTGCGGGGCCAGGGCACGGATCAGGCCAAATGGGATCAGGTGCAAATGGTATGAACGGTGGCAGTCTGATGGGCACACTATCACgccagcagttgcagcaactgaACCCGCActcgcatccgcatccgcacCATCAGCATGCCCAGCATCTGCACCACCAGCACCAGCAGCCGCATCTGCAGCTGCATGGCCCGCCCTCGCCATGTCCCTCGGAGCACATGATGGGCGCCTACAGCTCAGCCAGTTCGAGTCTCTCCGAAGGCTCCTCCGGACATCGTTCGCACGAGGATGACATCAGCATTGTGACAG ATAAATCGCTGGGCGACACCAGCGACATCATTAGCGACTCCTCCGGCGTAGGCACGAACTCCGATTCGGCCGCCTGTTCTATTGGCCATCCCAGCACCACGGTGGTCTGCATGGAGCCGTATGCTGGCAACACAGTTGGCCACATACGCCTGCAACCGGGCGACGTCATCGAGGTGGTGGGCAGCACCGATTGCGGTCTGCTCGAGGGCTATGTGAGGGGCACCAATCAATCCGGTTTCTTTCCGGCCGACTGTGTGCAGGAGGTGAATCTGCGCCAGAAGCACATCACCAACGTGATGACCGCCAGCACGGGAATGGCGCCACAGCAGGCACCgctgcagccacagcagcagcaatcctCCTACCAAGGGTCGCCGCAGCTGAGTCTCGGCGGCCACTCGGGCAGCTCCAGCACACTGTTGCAGCAGCCCCATCAGTCGCCCTCGCTCTCGATGACCAGCAACGGTTcctgccagcagcaacagcagcaaccgcagcagcagcaaccagagGGCAATGGCATTGGAGTCGGCAACAACTCCATTGGACAGTACAGCAGCGCCACAGCGCCGCGCATCAAGAAGGG cGCATACAATGCGCCACGCTCGGTGGTGTTGCATCGCGCCAAGCGCGGATTTGGCTTTATATTGCGTGGCGCCAAGGCCAGCTCGCAGCTGATGCAGCTGCGTCCGTCGGAGCGCTTTCCGGCACTGCAATACTTGGACGATGTGGATCCGGGTGGCGTCGCCGACATGGCTGGACTGCGTCCGGGTGACTTTCTGCTCACCATTAACGGCGAGGACGTGAGTGCCGCCTCCCATGAGCAGGTGGTGGAGATGATACGCTCCGCTGGCGCGCTGGTCAACATGACGGTGGTCTCGCCTCAGTTCCCGCTGCAGATGCAGGCCACCGCCCAGTATCTGCCCAGTGGCGCACGTGCCGGGAGCCAGCATCTGTCCAGTGGTCCCAGCACGCCGCAGAGTGCACATCGCCAATGCGCCACGTTGCCGCGCAAGATGTCCATGGGACCGGGCAGCCATGCGGCTGGCGGCAGCAATGCCCCAGGCGCTGGAGGAAGTGTGCGCATGGCGCCGATGCCACCGCGACGTGATCCCAAGACAACGCTGAGTGTGGGACGTGCCAGGGCCAAGTCAATGGTCGCTGGTCTCGAGAATGGGGGCGAGAAGGAGCAGGACGAAGTGCCGCACACCAAATCCAATTCGGTGGAGTccattgccacgcccactcccaCGCATCCGGGCACACCCGTGCAGCTGCGCACGGCCAGCATTAAGGCGAGGCCGACATCGAGTCGCATCACGGCCGCTGAGCTCGAAGAGCTGTTCCAACGTCAGCAGGGCGAGGGCAGCGCCAACTCAAATGCCAGTCGCTATGCCACCATGATGACCAGCTCGCGCTTCCAGTCGGGCACCGACAGCGGCGCAGCCACGCCCCCCGCGGCCAATGGTTCGCCCATGCGAACTGGACCGCTCGTCTACGGCAGCGTGGCCGAGATGAAGCGCAAGACGGCGCGCACCAAACACGGCAGCGGCACGCTGCGTGGCAAGCCagtggccacgcccacagtgGGCGGCGTAGCGGGCAGTGGCAGCGGACGCGACCTCAAGCGTTTCCATTCGACGCCCGACTTGCATGGTCCACAGCTGCACGGTTCGGCGTCATCAATctggcaggcagcaggcaagGGGCATCACTCGCAGGACGATGTGGCCACGTTGCATGCCTCGCTGCAGCGTCTGAACACCACAGGCGACAAGGACAAGGCTAATGCTGGCGCAGCTGTGTTGCCGCCACCAAATCatccaccgccgccgccgccagtTGGCCAGGTGGTCAAGGTGGAGACACGCAGCAGCGTCTCGGAATACGAGAGCACAATTTCCTTGCAGCAGAAGTTGAAGAAGCGAGCAGAGAACGATGCTGTCACCTCGGCTGCCATTGACGGGGTGCAGAGCAGCTTCAATCCATCGGCTAATGCCAAGATCTATGCGTCGCCGCAGGAACTGCGCAACGTGATGGCCTGGAAGCTAAGGCAGGCGCAGGAGAAGCCACCGCAGGAGAACTCAGCTAgctcgcagcagcaacaacaacaattgcagcagcaacagcagatgcaagtgcagcaacagcaacagcaagcgcagcaacaacatgttAGTCAATATGCAGCGCCAACACAGCTGCGACCTCAAGTTAGTGTCGCCCCTCTGGCGTCACACTATGCAGCGCCAcaggtgcagcagcaacagcaacagcagcaaccaccaccagcaccagctgcagcagcagcagttgcgcCAAGCACACAATCGCCACCAGCTCCGCCACCGCCGGCGCCGCAACCGCCGCCAGCaccagcacaacaacaacaacaacaacagcaacaggccaATGGCAATCCAACAGCAAATGCAGGTCCAGCGCCACCGATTCCCGAGCCAGATTATAGCTGCAGCGAATCGGATGGCGAGGATGAGAATTCAATTCTGGTGGCTCGCAACACAAAGCTCAACGAGAAGATAGCGCTCTTCGATGTGCCCGAGACAAGCGGCAACAGTCAAGCGAG TGGCAGCAGCTCTGCCTCTGGATCGGGATCAGGCGCCTCGATATCCCATTCATTGTCGGTGGAGGAAATTCAACGCATACGCAGCAATCTCAAGACCTCCAAGTCCTCACCGAATGGTTTTTCCAAAAAGGAAgacgagcagcaacagcaacagcagtcgcAGCAACTACTGCAGCCACAGCAGGCAGCACATGGCGAGGACGAGtgcgacaacagcagctcTGGCGTAAGCAGCGATCAGGAGTTGGTGACAACAGTTGGTGGCAACATGAGCAAACCCACGGATACCATTAAGAAGAAGCCAAGCGTGACCATTGTTGAGGAGCCCAAGACCATTCCTGATACGCCAGTGAAGCCAATGTCGAAGACAACCATCAGCATTGGCCCTGCCACTGGCAACATgaaaatcagcagcagcaacaatcccaatagcaatagcaatgtCAGCACAAATGTGGCGCATGTTGCAGCTGCCTATGAGGCAGCTACAAAGGCAACCAGCGGCAATCtcaacaacaatgccagcagcaatcacaacaacaacagtaacagcaacagcaacgttaACACAACAACCACGCTGACAGTCAAGCAGTtggtgcagcagcaacatgctcCAGtcatacaacagcaacagcagcaactgagcAGCAAGCCGTCAGCGACAATTGTTGCAAACAACAagctgccagcaacagcagtagcagtagcagcagcaaatgcgaGTATTCAGGAGAATGTCAAGTCTAATCAGGCAGTGCTTACTCCACAAGTGCTGGGACGCATACCGAAcgtgcatcatcatcagcaacaacagcagcagcaacttctccagcagcagcaacagcagttgcatcATCAATCGAATCCTAACATCAAGCTGATTGCCACCCAACAGCAGAtattgcaacagcagcagcaacaactggcaCACCAGCAACACTTGCAGCAAATCCtaaaagccaaagcagccGCTGCCGGTGGCGCCAGTACTGCCGCCTTGGTAgctaagcagcagcagcagctgcacaagGGACACGACTCCGAAATGGAGCAGCGTTCGGATCTGGAGGACGACGATGGCGAGCTGAGTCCCTCACCGCCCGCCAAGGCGTTCCAGCGTCACAATTCGCTGACGCGCAAACAGGCGGCAGCCATTGCCATGCAACGCGGTGCCACACGCAGCTCGGCTGTGTCCTTAGTGCAATTGCCGCCGCCATTGGAGGCGGACAGCGATGGTGAGCCGCCACAGcatccacagcagcagcagcagcagttggccACGCATATTGTGGGCATGCTGCCCAGCGGCCAGTTGGTGGCAGTGccatctgctgctgttgctgccgccgctgctgtgCCTCAaccaggcaacaacaatttgcagctGTGCACCGAAAACTTGGTGCTGGCACCGCCGCCGCAATTCTGTGATTGCAACGATGCCAAGCATGCGCCTCAGTATcatccacagcagcaacagcagcagcagcaacaactgttgcagcagcagcaagtgcagcaacaacagcagcagcagcagcaacatatgctactgcagcagcagcagcgtcaccagcagcaactgcaattgctgcaacagcaacaacagcagcaacagcagcaacaacaacagcagcatcagcggcTGTCTGGTGGCGCTGGCGCTGGCGCAGTAGGCACCTTGGGCCGTGTGCGCATTGTAGGCGCCATGCCCAAGGCCAATCATCACAGGTTGCACTAa
- the LOC133846204 gene encoding uncharacterized protein LOC133846204 isoform X8 — MDNTSGPGAFDDEPPPEPRDGWLLVRIHVPELNVYKCLQFPSERLVWDVKQQVLASLPKELKESFNYGLFAPPSNGKAGKFLDEERRLGDYPFNGPVGYLELKYKRRVYKMLTLDERQLKALHTRANLRRFLECINGGHVEKIAKMCAKGLDPNFHCSESGETPLSVATGAKKPNKLLIALVNGGALLDYRTKDGTTALHRAVEHDSLEAVSTLLELGASPNYRDGRGITPLYISITRKCEAKITESLLHDHATLGIQDTQGWNEVHQVAVIAGNLELAEIIENYKSEDIDKSLGDTSDIISDSSGVGTNSDSAACSIGHPSTTVVCMEPYAGNTVGHIRLQPGDVIEVVGSTDCGLLEGYVRGTNQSGFFPADCVQEVNLRQKHITNVMTASTGMAPQQAPLQPQQQQSSYQGSPQLSLGGHSGSSSTLLQQPHQSPSLSMTSNGSCQQQQQQPQQQQPEGNGIGVGNNSIGQYSSATAPRIKKGAYNAPRSVVLHRAKRGFGFILRGAKASSQLMQLRPSERFPALQYLDDVDPGGVADMAGLRPGDFLLTINGEDVSAASHEQVVEMIRSAGALVNMTVVSPQFPLQMQATAQYLPSGARAGSQHLSSGPSTPQSAHRQCATLPRKMSMGPGSHAAGGSNAPGAGGSVRMAPMPPRRDPKTTLSVGRARAKSMVAGLENGGEKEQDEVPHTKSNSVESIATPTPTHPGTPVQLRTASIKARPTSSRITAAELEELFQRQQGEGSANSNASRYATMMTSSRFQSGTDSGAATPPAANGSPMRTGPLVYGSVAEMKRKTARTKHGSGTLRGKPVATPTVGGVAGSGSGRDLKRFHSTPDLHGPQLHGSASSIWQAAGKGHHSQDDVATLHASLQRLNTTGDKDKANAGAAVLPPPNHPPPPPPVGQVVKVETRSSVSEYESTISLQQKLKKRAENDAVTSAAIDGVQSSFNPSANAKIYASPQELRNVMAWKLRQAQEKPPQENSASSQQQQQQLQQQQQMQVQQQQQQAQQQHVSQYAAPTQLRPQVSVAPLASHYAAPQVQQQQQQQQPPPAPAAAAAVAPSTQSPPAPPPPAPQPPPAPAQQQQQQQQQANGNPTANAGPAPPIPEPDYSCSESDGEDENSILVARNTKLNEKIALFDVPETSGNSQASGSSSASGSGSGASISHSLSVEEIQRIRSNLKTSKSSPNGFSKKEDEQQQQQQSQQLLQPQQAAHGEDECDNSSSGVSSDQELVTTVGGNMSKPTDTIKKKPSVTIVEEPKTIPDTPVKPMSKTTISIGPATGNMKISSSNNPNSNSNVSTNVAHVAAAYEAATKATSGNLNNNASSNHNNNSNSNSNVNTTTTLTVKQLVQQQHAPVIQQQQQQLSSKPSATIVANNKLPATAVAVAAANASIQENVKSNQAVLTPQVLGRIPNVHHHQQQQQQQLLQQQQQQLHHQSNPNIKLIATQQQILQQQQQQLAHQQHLQQILKAKAAAAGGASTAALVAKQQQQLHKGHDSEMEQRSDLEDDDGELSPSPPAKAFQRHNSLTRKQAAAIAMQRGATRSSAVSLVQLPPPLEADSDGEPPQHPQQQQQQLATHIVGMLPSGQLVAVPSAAVAAAAAVPQPGNNNLQLCTENLVLAPPPQFCDCNDAKHAPQYHPQQQQQQQQQLLQQQQVQQQQQQQQQHMLLQQQQRHQQQLQLLQQQQQQQQQQQQQQHQRLSGGAGAGAVGTLGRVRIVGAMPKANHHRLH, encoded by the exons GAGCTGAAGGAGAGCTTCAACTATGGCCTCTTTGCGCCCCCCTCAAATGGCAAGGCTGGCAAATTCCTGGACGAAGAGCGACGACTGGGCGACTATCCATTCAATGGACCCGTTGGATATCTGGAG CTCAAGTATAAGCGACGTGTCTACAAGATGCTCACTCTGGATGAGCGCCAGCTAAAAGCGTTGCACACACGCGCCAATTTGCGTCGCTTCCTGGAGTGCATCAATGGTGGGCACGTGGAGAAGATAGCCAAAATGTGTGCTAAGGGCTTGGATCCGAATTTTCATTGCTCGGAGAGCGGCGAGACGCCATTGTCGGTGGCCACGGGCGCCAAGAAGCCCAACAAGCTGCTCATTGCTCTGGTCAATGGCGGTGCTCTGTTGGATTATCGCACCAAGGATGGAACCACGGCGCTGCATCGAGCCGTCGAACACGATTCCCTCGAGGCGGTCAG CACACTGCTTGAACTGGGCGCCTCGCCTAATTATCGAGATGGGCGTGGCATAACGCCTCTGTATATATCGATAACACGCAAGTGCGAGGCAAAGATCACAGAAAGTCTATTGCACGATCATGCCACGCTGGGCATACAGGACACCCAAGGCTGGAACGAAGTGCATCAG GTCGCTGTCATCGCCGGTAACTTGGAACTCGCTGAAATCATTGAGAACTACAAATCCGAGGATATCG ATAAATCGCTGGGCGACACCAGCGACATCATTAGCGACTCCTCCGGCGTAGGCACGAACTCCGATTCGGCCGCCTGTTCTATTGGCCATCCCAGCACCACGGTGGTCTGCATGGAGCCGTATGCTGGCAACACAGTTGGCCACATACGCCTGCAACCGGGCGACGTCATCGAGGTGGTGGGCAGCACCGATTGCGGTCTGCTCGAGGGCTATGTGAGGGGCACCAATCAATCCGGTTTCTTTCCGGCCGACTGTGTGCAGGAGGTGAATCTGCGCCAGAAGCACATCACCAACGTGATGACCGCCAGCACGGGAATGGCGCCACAGCAGGCACCgctgcagccacagcagcagcaatcctCCTACCAAGGGTCGCCGCAGCTGAGTCTCGGCGGCCACTCGGGCAGCTCCAGCACACTGTTGCAGCAGCCCCATCAGTCGCCCTCGCTCTCGATGACCAGCAACGGTTcctgccagcagcaacagcagcaaccgcagcagcagcaaccagagGGCAATGGCATTGGAGTCGGCAACAACTCCATTGGACAGTACAGCAGCGCCACAGCGCCGCGCATCAAGAAGGG cGCATACAATGCGCCACGCTCGGTGGTGTTGCATCGCGCCAAGCGCGGATTTGGCTTTATATTGCGTGGCGCCAAGGCCAGCTCGCAGCTGATGCAGCTGCGTCCGTCGGAGCGCTTTCCGGCACTGCAATACTTGGACGATGTGGATCCGGGTGGCGTCGCCGACATGGCTGGACTGCGTCCGGGTGACTTTCTGCTCACCATTAACGGCGAGGACGTGAGTGCCGCCTCCCATGAGCAGGTGGTGGAGATGATACGCTCCGCTGGCGCGCTGGTCAACATGACGGTGGTCTCGCCTCAGTTCCCGCTGCAGATGCAGGCCACCGCCCAGTATCTGCCCAGTGGCGCACGTGCCGGGAGCCAGCATCTGTCCAGTGGTCCCAGCACGCCGCAGAGTGCACATCGCCAATGCGCCACGTTGCCGCGCAAGATGTCCATGGGACCGGGCAGCCATGCGGCTGGCGGCAGCAATGCCCCAGGCGCTGGAGGAAGTGTGCGCATGGCGCCGATGCCACCGCGACGTGATCCCAAGACAACGCTGAGTGTGGGACGTGCCAGGGCCAAGTCAATGGTCGCTGGTCTCGAGAATGGGGGCGAGAAGGAGCAGGACGAAGTGCCGCACACCAAATCCAATTCGGTGGAGTccattgccacgcccactcccaCGCATCCGGGCACACCCGTGCAGCTGCGCACGGCCAGCATTAAGGCGAGGCCGACATCGAGTCGCATCACGGCCGCTGAGCTCGAAGAGCTGTTCCAACGTCAGCAGGGCGAGGGCAGCGCCAACTCAAATGCCAGTCGCTATGCCACCATGATGACCAGCTCGCGCTTCCAGTCGGGCACCGACAGCGGCGCAGCCACGCCCCCCGCGGCCAATGGTTCGCCCATGCGAACTGGACCGCTCGTCTACGGCAGCGTGGCCGAGATGAAGCGCAAGACGGCGCGCACCAAACACGGCAGCGGCACGCTGCGTGGCAAGCCagtggccacgcccacagtgGGCGGCGTAGCGGGCAGTGGCAGCGGACGCGACCTCAAGCGTTTCCATTCGACGCCCGACTTGCATGGTCCACAGCTGCACGGTTCGGCGTCATCAATctggcaggcagcaggcaagGGGCATCACTCGCAGGACGATGTGGCCACGTTGCATGCCTCGCTGCAGCGTCTGAACACCACAGGCGACAAGGACAAGGCTAATGCTGGCGCAGCTGTGTTGCCGCCACCAAATCatccaccgccgccgccgccagtTGGCCAGGTGGTCAAGGTGGAGACACGCAGCAGCGTCTCGGAATACGAGAGCACAATTTCCTTGCAGCAGAAGTTGAAGAAGCGAGCAGAGAACGATGCTGTCACCTCGGCTGCCATTGACGGGGTGCAGAGCAGCTTCAATCCATCGGCTAATGCCAAGATCTATGCGTCGCCGCAGGAACTGCGCAACGTGATGGCCTGGAAGCTAAGGCAGGCGCAGGAGAAGCCACCGCAGGAGAACTCAGCTAgctcgcagcagcaacaacaacaattgcagcagcaacagcagatgcaagtgcagcaacagcaacagcaagcgcagcaacaacatgttAGTCAATATGCAGCGCCAACACAGCTGCGACCTCAAGTTAGTGTCGCCCCTCTGGCGTCACACTATGCAGCGCCAcaggtgcagcagcaacagcaacagcagcaaccaccaccagcaccagctgcagcagcagcagttgcgcCAAGCACACAATCGCCACCAGCTCCGCCACCGCCGGCGCCGCAACCGCCGCCAGCaccagcacaacaacaacaacaacaacagcaacaggccaATGGCAATCCAACAGCAAATGCAGGTCCAGCGCCACCGATTCCCGAGCCAGATTATAGCTGCAGCGAATCGGATGGCGAGGATGAGAATTCAATTCTGGTGGCTCGCAACACAAAGCTCAACGAGAAGATAGCGCTCTTCGATGTGCCCGAGACAAGCGGCAACAGTCAAGCGAG TGGCAGCAGCTCTGCCTCTGGATCGGGATCAGGCGCCTCGATATCCCATTCATTGTCGGTGGAGGAAATTCAACGCATACGCAGCAATCTCAAGACCTCCAAGTCCTCACCGAATGGTTTTTCCAAAAAGGAAgacgagcagcaacagcaacagcagtcgcAGCAACTACTGCAGCCACAGCAGGCAGCACATGGCGAGGACGAGtgcgacaacagcagctcTGGCGTAAGCAGCGATCAGGAGTTGGTGACAACAGTTGGTGGCAACATGAGCAAACCCACGGATACCATTAAGAAGAAGCCAAGCGTGACCATTGTTGAGGAGCCCAAGACCATTCCTGATACGCCAGTGAAGCCAATGTCGAAGACAACCATCAGCATTGGCCCTGCCACTGGCAACATgaaaatcagcagcagcaacaatcccaatagcaatagcaatgtCAGCACAAATGTGGCGCATGTTGCAGCTGCCTATGAGGCAGCTACAAAGGCAACCAGCGGCAATCtcaacaacaatgccagcagcaatcacaacaacaacagtaacagcaacagcaacgttaACACAACAACCACGCTGACAGTCAAGCAGTtggtgcagcagcaacatgctcCAGtcatacaacagcaacagcagcaactgagcAGCAAGCCGTCAGCGACAATTGTTGCAAACAACAagctgccagcaacagcagtagcagtagcagcagcaaatgcgaGTATTCAGGAGAATGTCAAGTCTAATCAGGCAGTGCTTACTCCACAAGTGCTGGGACGCATACCGAAcgtgcatcatcatcagcaacaacagcagcagcaacttctccagcagcagcaacagcagttgcatcATCAATCGAATCCTAACATCAAGCTGATTGCCACCCAACAGCAGAtattgcaacagcagcagcaacaactggcaCACCAGCAACACTTGCAGCAAATCCtaaaagccaaagcagccGCTGCCGGTGGCGCCAGTACTGCCGCCTTGGTAgctaagcagcagcagcagctgcacaagGGACACGACTCCGAAATGGAGCAGCGTTCGGATCTGGAGGACGACGATGGCGAGCTGAGTCCCTCACCGCCCGCCAAGGCGTTCCAGCGTCACAATTCGCTGACGCGCAAACAGGCGGCAGCCATTGCCATGCAACGCGGTGCCACACGCAGCTCGGCTGTGTCCTTAGTGCAATTGCCGCCGCCATTGGAGGCGGACAGCGATGGTGAGCCGCCACAGcatccacagcagcagcagcagcagttggccACGCATATTGTGGGCATGCTGCCCAGCGGCCAGTTGGTGGCAGTGccatctgctgctgttgctgccgccgctgctgtgCCTCAaccaggcaacaacaatttgcagctGTGCACCGAAAACTTGGTGCTGGCACCGCCGCCGCAATTCTGTGATTGCAACGATGCCAAGCATGCGCCTCAGTATcatccacagcagcaacagcagcagcagcaacaactgttgcagcagcagcaagtgcagcaacaacagcagcagcagcagcaacatatgctactgcagcagcagcagcgtcaccagcagcaactgcaattgctgcaacagcaacaacagcagcaacagcagcaacaacaacagcagcatcagcggcTGTCTGGTGGCGCTGGCGCTGGCGCAGTAGGCACCTTGGGCCGTGTGCGCATTGTAGGCGCCATGCCCAAGGCCAATCATCACAGGTTGCACTAa